A portion of the Equus quagga isolate Etosha38 chromosome 17, UCLA_HA_Equagga_1.0, whole genome shotgun sequence genome contains these proteins:
- the SPEGNB gene encoding LOW QUALITY PROTEIN: SPEG neighbor protein (The sequence of the model RefSeq protein was modified relative to this genomic sequence to represent the inferred CDS: inserted 2 bases in 1 codon; deleted 1 base in 1 codon; substituted 3 bases at 3 genomic stop codons) has protein sequence MSKAAPAKNXVAAAPPPGCTLDVNDLQVQKGAIHIQASYWGHRSRKELRENGPPRVLEPLKDVVLIEGSAANXLLTCRISAFPDPFIRXREDGKELRDRPKYRYIFEDPDVLALLVRDGELADLGQYSINVTNLFGXGSDSARNLVEGMRAPDATQKGPDNTKASKGTTVTLTAAILGEPALDVVSTKDGEDSEEDDRRAPHVGSTTTTLTIRPATPEDSGKYEVYMENSLGTDHSFASVDMA, from the exons ATGTCCAAAGCGGCTCCGGCCAAAAA GGTGGCTGCAGCCCCGCCTCCAGGATGCACCCTGGATGTCAATGATCTCCAGGTCCAGAAAGGGGCCATTCACATCCAAGCCTCATACTGGGGCCACAG GTCGCGGAAGGAGCTGCGCGAGAACGGGCCGCCACGAGTGCTGGAACCGCTGAAGGACGTGGTGCTGATCGAGGGCAGCGCAGCCAACTGACTT CTGACTTGCCGCATTTCGGCTTTCCCGGACCCATTCATCCGCTAGAGAGAGGACGGCAAAGAGCTGCGCGACCGGCCCAAGTATCGTTACATCTTCGAGGACCCTGACGTCCTCGCACTGCTGGTGCGCGATGGCGAGCTGGCAGACCTGGGCCAGTACAGCATCAACGTAACCAACCTCTTCGGCTAGGGCTCCGACTCGGCGCGCAACCTCGTGGAAGGAATGCGCGCCCCGGATGCA ACTCAAAAGGGACCGGATAACACTAAGGCGAGCAAAGGCACCACGGTGACGCTGACCGCGGCGATCTTGGGCGAGCCTGCGCTCGACGTGGTCTCAACCAAGGACGGGGAGGACAGCGAGGAGGACGACAGGCGAG CCCCTCATGTTGGCAGTACCACCACGACCCTGACCATTCGTCCGGCCACGCCCGAGGACAGCGGCAAATATGAGGTGTACATGGAGAACAGCCTGGGCACGGACCACAGCTTCGCTAGCGTGGACATGGCCTGA
- the GMPPA gene encoding mannose-1-phosphate guanyltransferase alpha isoform X2, which yields MLKAVILIGGPQKGTRFRPLSFEVPKPLFPVAGVPMIQHHIEACAQVPGMQEILLIGFYQPDEALTRFLEAAQQEFHLPVRYLQEFAPLGTGGGLYHFRDQILAGGPEAFFVLNADVCSDFPLSAMLDAHRHQPHPFLLLGTTANRTQSLNYGCIVENPQTHEVLHYVEKPSTFVSDVINCGIYLFSPEALKPLGDVFQRNQQDGQLEDSSGLWRGAGTIRLEQDVFSALAGQGQIYVYLTEGIWSQIKSAGSALYASRLYLGQYQLTHPERLAKHTPGGPRIRDPEVKASPCPPWTRTRVWALCPQSSLLLLGNVYIHPTAKVAPSAVLGPNVSIGEGVTVGEGVRLRESIVLHGATLQEHTCVLHSIVGWGSTVGRWARVEGTPNDPNPNDPRAHMDSESLFKDGKLLPAITILGCRVRIPAEVLILNSIVLPHKELSRSFTNQIIL from the exons ATGCTGAAAGCTGTGATCCTGATTGGAGGCCCTCAAAAGG ggACCCGCTTCAGGCCTTTGTCTTTTGAGGTGCCCAAACCCCTGTTCCCAGTGGCAGGGGTCCCTATGATCCAGCACCACATTGAGGCCTGTGCCCAG GTCCCTGGGATGCAGGAGATTCTGCTCATTGGCTTCTACCAGCCCGATGAGGCCCTTACCCGGTTCCTAGAAGCTGCCCAGCAGGAGTTTCACCTTCCGGTCAG GTACCTGCAGGAATTTGCCCCCCTGGGCACAGGGGGTGGTCTCTACCATTTCCGGGACCAGATCCTGGCGGGAGGCCCTGAGGCCTTCTTCGTGCTCAACGCAGACGTCTGCTCCGACTTCCCCTTGAGCGCTATGCTGGATGCTCACAGACACCAGCCTCACCCTTTCCTGCTCCTCGGCACCACG GCTAACAGGACGCAGTCCCTCAACTACGGCTGCATCGTAGAGAATCCACAGACGCACGAG GTCCTGCACTATGTGGAGAAACCCAGCACGTTTGTTAGTGACGTCATCAACTGCGGCATCTATCTCTTTTCCCCGGAAGCCCTGAAGCCCCTTGGGGATGTCTTCCAGCGGAATCAGCAGGATGGGCAACT GGAGGACTCTTCCGGCCTGTGGCGGGGGGCAGGTACCATCCGCCTGGAGCAGGATGTGTTCTCAGCGCTGGCTGGGCAGGGCCAGATCTACGTCTACCTCACTGAGGGTATCTGGAGCCAGATCAAGTCTGCAGG CTCAGCCCTCTATGCCTCCCGCCTCTATCTGGGCCAGTACCAGCTCACTCACCCAGAACGCCTGGCCAAGCATACCCCAGGGGGTCCACGGATCCGAG ATCCAGAGGTGAAGGCTTCACCCTGCCCTCCCTGGACCAGGACCAGAGTTTGGGCTCTTTGTCCCCAGTCCTCTCTTCTGCTTCTAGGAAACGTTTATATCCACCCAACGGCAAAGGTGGCCCCGTCGGCTGTG CTGGGCCCCAACGTCTCCATCGGGGAGGGGGTGACCGTGGGCGAGGGTGTACGGCTCCGAGAGAGCATTGTCCTCCACGGAGCCACGCTGCAG GAGCACACATGTGTTCTGCACAGCATCGTGGGCTGGGGGAGCACCGTAGGGCGCTGGGCCCGCGTGGAGGGTACCCCCAATGACCCCAATCCCAACGACCCCCGAGCCCACATGGACAGTGAGAGCCTCTTCAAGGATGGGAAGCTGCTGCCTGCCATCACCATCCTGG GCTGCCGAGTCCGGATCCCTGCTGAGGTGCTGATCCTGAACTCGATTGTTCTGCCACACAAGGAGCTGAGCCGAAGCTTCACCAACCAGATCATCCTCTGA
- the GMPPA gene encoding mannose-1-phosphate guanyltransferase alpha isoform X4 has translation MLKAVILIGGPQKGTRFRPLSFEVPKPLFPVAGVPMIQHHIEACAQVPGMQEILLIGFYQPDEALTRFLEAAQQEFHLPVRYLQEFAPLGTGGGLYHFRDQILAGGPEAFFVLNADVCSDFPLSAMLDAHRHQPHPFLLLGTTANRTQSLNYGCIVENPQTHEVLHYVEKPSTFVSDVINCGIYLFSPEALKPLGDVFQRNQQDGQLEDSSGLWRGAGTIRLEQDVFSALAGQGQIYVYLTEGIWSQIKSAGSALYASRLYLGQYQLTHPERLAKHTPGGPRIRGNVYIHPTAKVAPSAVLGPNVSIGEGVTVGEGVRLRESIVLHGATLQEHTCVLHSIVGWGSTVGRWARVEGTPNDPNPNDPRAHMDSESLFKDGKLLPAITILGCRVRIPAEVLILNSIVLPHKELSRSFTNQIIL, from the exons ATGCTGAAAGCTGTGATCCTGATTGGAGGCCCTCAAAAGG ggACCCGCTTCAGGCCTTTGTCTTTTGAGGTGCCCAAACCCCTGTTCCCAGTGGCAGGGGTCCCTATGATCCAGCACCACATTGAGGCCTGTGCCCAG GTCCCTGGGATGCAGGAGATTCTGCTCATTGGCTTCTACCAGCCCGATGAGGCCCTTACCCGGTTCCTAGAAGCTGCCCAGCAGGAGTTTCACCTTCCGGTCAG GTACCTGCAGGAATTTGCCCCCCTGGGCACAGGGGGTGGTCTCTACCATTTCCGGGACCAGATCCTGGCGGGAGGCCCTGAGGCCTTCTTCGTGCTCAACGCAGACGTCTGCTCCGACTTCCCCTTGAGCGCTATGCTGGATGCTCACAGACACCAGCCTCACCCTTTCCTGCTCCTCGGCACCACG GCTAACAGGACGCAGTCCCTCAACTACGGCTGCATCGTAGAGAATCCACAGACGCACGAG GTCCTGCACTATGTGGAGAAACCCAGCACGTTTGTTAGTGACGTCATCAACTGCGGCATCTATCTCTTTTCCCCGGAAGCCCTGAAGCCCCTTGGGGATGTCTTCCAGCGGAATCAGCAGGATGGGCAACT GGAGGACTCTTCCGGCCTGTGGCGGGGGGCAGGTACCATCCGCCTGGAGCAGGATGTGTTCTCAGCGCTGGCTGGGCAGGGCCAGATCTACGTCTACCTCACTGAGGGTATCTGGAGCCAGATCAAGTCTGCAGG CTCAGCCCTCTATGCCTCCCGCCTCTATCTGGGCCAGTACCAGCTCACTCACCCAGAACGCCTGGCCAAGCATACCCCAGGGGGTCCACGGATCCGAG GAAACGTTTATATCCACCCAACGGCAAAGGTGGCCCCGTCGGCTGTG CTGGGCCCCAACGTCTCCATCGGGGAGGGGGTGACCGTGGGCGAGGGTGTACGGCTCCGAGAGAGCATTGTCCTCCACGGAGCCACGCTGCAG GAGCACACATGTGTTCTGCACAGCATCGTGGGCTGGGGGAGCACCGTAGGGCGCTGGGCCCGCGTGGAGGGTACCCCCAATGACCCCAATCCCAACGACCCCCGAGCCCACATGGACAGTGAGAGCCTCTTCAAGGATGGGAAGCTGCTGCCTGCCATCACCATCCTGG GCTGCCGAGTCCGGATCCCTGCTGAGGTGCTGATCCTGAACTCGATTGTTCTGCCACACAAGGAGCTGAGCCGAAGCTTCACCAACCAGATCATCCTCTGA
- the GMPPA gene encoding mannose-1-phosphate guanyltransferase alpha isoform X3, whose translation MLKAVILIGGPQKGTRFRPLSFEVPKPLFPVAGVPMIQHHIEACAQVPGMQEILLIGFYQPDEALTRFLEAAQQEFHLPVRYLQEFAPLGTGGGLYHFRDQILAGGPEAFFVLNADVCSDFPLSAMLDAHRHQPHPFLLLGTTANRTQSLNYGCIVENPQTHEVLHYVEKPSTFVSDVINCGIYLFSPEALKPLGDVFQRNQQDGQLCLPLGEDSSGLWRGAGTIRLEQDVFSALAGQGQIYVYLTEGIWSQIKSAGSALYASRLYLGQYQLTHPERLAKHTPGGPRIRGNVYIHPTAKVAPSAVLGPNVSIGEGVTVGEGVRLRESIVLHGATLQEHTCVLHSIVGWGSTVGRWARVEGTPNDPNPNDPRAHMDSESLFKDGKLLPAITILGCRVRIPAEVLILNSIVLPHKELSRSFTNQIIL comes from the exons ATGCTGAAAGCTGTGATCCTGATTGGAGGCCCTCAAAAGG ggACCCGCTTCAGGCCTTTGTCTTTTGAGGTGCCCAAACCCCTGTTCCCAGTGGCAGGGGTCCCTATGATCCAGCACCACATTGAGGCCTGTGCCCAG GTCCCTGGGATGCAGGAGATTCTGCTCATTGGCTTCTACCAGCCCGATGAGGCCCTTACCCGGTTCCTAGAAGCTGCCCAGCAGGAGTTTCACCTTCCGGTCAG GTACCTGCAGGAATTTGCCCCCCTGGGCACAGGGGGTGGTCTCTACCATTTCCGGGACCAGATCCTGGCGGGAGGCCCTGAGGCCTTCTTCGTGCTCAACGCAGACGTCTGCTCCGACTTCCCCTTGAGCGCTATGCTGGATGCTCACAGACACCAGCCTCACCCTTTCCTGCTCCTCGGCACCACG GCTAACAGGACGCAGTCCCTCAACTACGGCTGCATCGTAGAGAATCCACAGACGCACGAG GTCCTGCACTATGTGGAGAAACCCAGCACGTTTGTTAGTGACGTCATCAACTGCGGCATCTATCTCTTTTCCCCGGAAGCCCTGAAGCCCCTTGGGGATGTCTTCCAGCGGAATCAGCAGGATGGGCAACT CTGCCTTCCTCTGGG GGAGGACTCTTCCGGCCTGTGGCGGGGGGCAGGTACCATCCGCCTGGAGCAGGATGTGTTCTCAGCGCTGGCTGGGCAGGGCCAGATCTACGTCTACCTCACTGAGGGTATCTGGAGCCAGATCAAGTCTGCAGG CTCAGCCCTCTATGCCTCCCGCCTCTATCTGGGCCAGTACCAGCTCACTCACCCAGAACGCCTGGCCAAGCATACCCCAGGGGGTCCACGGATCCGAG GAAACGTTTATATCCACCCAACGGCAAAGGTGGCCCCGTCGGCTGTG CTGGGCCCCAACGTCTCCATCGGGGAGGGGGTGACCGTGGGCGAGGGTGTACGGCTCCGAGAGAGCATTGTCCTCCACGGAGCCACGCTGCAG GAGCACACATGTGTTCTGCACAGCATCGTGGGCTGGGGGAGCACCGTAGGGCGCTGGGCCCGCGTGGAGGGTACCCCCAATGACCCCAATCCCAACGACCCCCGAGCCCACATGGACAGTGAGAGCCTCTTCAAGGATGGGAAGCTGCTGCCTGCCATCACCATCCTGG GCTGCCGAGTCCGGATCCCTGCTGAGGTGCTGATCCTGAACTCGATTGTTCTGCCACACAAGGAGCTGAGCCGAAGCTTCACCAACCAGATCATCCTCTGA
- the GMPPA gene encoding mannose-1-phosphate guanyltransferase alpha isoform X1, giving the protein MLKAVILIGGPQKGTRFRPLSFEVPKPLFPVAGVPMIQHHIEACAQVPGMQEILLIGFYQPDEALTRFLEAAQQEFHLPVRYLQEFAPLGTGGGLYHFRDQILAGGPEAFFVLNADVCSDFPLSAMLDAHRHQPHPFLLLGTTANRTQSLNYGCIVENPQTHEVLHYVEKPSTFVSDVINCGIYLFSPEALKPLGDVFQRNQQDGQLCLPLGEDSSGLWRGAGTIRLEQDVFSALAGQGQIYVYLTEGIWSQIKSAGSALYASRLYLGQYQLTHPERLAKHTPGGPRIRDPEVKASPCPPWTRTRVWALCPQSSLLLLGNVYIHPTAKVAPSAVLGPNVSIGEGVTVGEGVRLRESIVLHGATLQEHTCVLHSIVGWGSTVGRWARVEGTPNDPNPNDPRAHMDSESLFKDGKLLPAITILGCRVRIPAEVLILNSIVLPHKELSRSFTNQIIL; this is encoded by the exons ATGCTGAAAGCTGTGATCCTGATTGGAGGCCCTCAAAAGG ggACCCGCTTCAGGCCTTTGTCTTTTGAGGTGCCCAAACCCCTGTTCCCAGTGGCAGGGGTCCCTATGATCCAGCACCACATTGAGGCCTGTGCCCAG GTCCCTGGGATGCAGGAGATTCTGCTCATTGGCTTCTACCAGCCCGATGAGGCCCTTACCCGGTTCCTAGAAGCTGCCCAGCAGGAGTTTCACCTTCCGGTCAG GTACCTGCAGGAATTTGCCCCCCTGGGCACAGGGGGTGGTCTCTACCATTTCCGGGACCAGATCCTGGCGGGAGGCCCTGAGGCCTTCTTCGTGCTCAACGCAGACGTCTGCTCCGACTTCCCCTTGAGCGCTATGCTGGATGCTCACAGACACCAGCCTCACCCTTTCCTGCTCCTCGGCACCACG GCTAACAGGACGCAGTCCCTCAACTACGGCTGCATCGTAGAGAATCCACAGACGCACGAG GTCCTGCACTATGTGGAGAAACCCAGCACGTTTGTTAGTGACGTCATCAACTGCGGCATCTATCTCTTTTCCCCGGAAGCCCTGAAGCCCCTTGGGGATGTCTTCCAGCGGAATCAGCAGGATGGGCAACT CTGCCTTCCTCTGGG GGAGGACTCTTCCGGCCTGTGGCGGGGGGCAGGTACCATCCGCCTGGAGCAGGATGTGTTCTCAGCGCTGGCTGGGCAGGGCCAGATCTACGTCTACCTCACTGAGGGTATCTGGAGCCAGATCAAGTCTGCAGG CTCAGCCCTCTATGCCTCCCGCCTCTATCTGGGCCAGTACCAGCTCACTCACCCAGAACGCCTGGCCAAGCATACCCCAGGGGGTCCACGGATCCGAG ATCCAGAGGTGAAGGCTTCACCCTGCCCTCCCTGGACCAGGACCAGAGTTTGGGCTCTTTGTCCCCAGTCCTCTCTTCTGCTTCTAGGAAACGTTTATATCCACCCAACGGCAAAGGTGGCCCCGTCGGCTGTG CTGGGCCCCAACGTCTCCATCGGGGAGGGGGTGACCGTGGGCGAGGGTGTACGGCTCCGAGAGAGCATTGTCCTCCACGGAGCCACGCTGCAG GAGCACACATGTGTTCTGCACAGCATCGTGGGCTGGGGGAGCACCGTAGGGCGCTGGGCCCGCGTGGAGGGTACCCCCAATGACCCCAATCCCAACGACCCCCGAGCCCACATGGACAGTGAGAGCCTCTTCAAGGATGGGAAGCTGCTGCCTGCCATCACCATCCTGG GCTGCCGAGTCCGGATCCCTGCTGAGGTGCTGATCCTGAACTCGATTGTTCTGCCACACAAGGAGCTGAGCCGAAGCTTCACCAACCAGATCATCCTCTGA